The following proteins come from a genomic window of Lineus longissimus chromosome 18, tnLinLong1.2, whole genome shotgun sequence:
- the LOC135502544 gene encoding uncharacterized protein LOC135502544: protein MAGVQNFIKWIKERTRKQNKSSPKASIMRLGKLPPVPPMDEYGFTIKSEHIYEEIHTMTSDEESESLKSSDEVTEICNENFSQTLQKFDFTHAKEIGPYLVVPIVSDVRDGDESCDSGTGDLADLILCGSVNDSRDSNSNTNRNNVDNTTCSTPRTEVTYDYSKSLYNAIPAWARAKLKDAQCKRHGLALQESKEKAKESNSAHDETFNEYSITDLSSISSCSDRVFRRGQGSKLTNRCCGSSDSSDSAKTFSEYDIGDYDDPVHDKNYEYFLVKAEKNFLLEKELKRYIDATSDSMVSSSSSSQSDSMSLTTVTSMSDLSTIFSPGLSRSDSDTRMSDESVNSSTLSDESCHCCRGQENSLFCAKASKSVNSVLLVHKTSPRRESNARSQRNRSSSREWEKMRDSEKRESRKGGVSKSNGAYHSSKPSARRRSVDDLLSSKSPVRRRSVDDIISNTSECEYKFTRSNTVPTKELEKQIRRDMRKSQRDSNEKSQKHLKDFEKSRKNPNDLEKSRKLPKEYKLPGVSKEYVFTTDSEYKFCTLSNSKSRSSLTRANESNSGLNRNSERYSCRATDFVPKKTGRVSGGATVSSDDTYGSIYGTLRGRASQAHCQNRLLGDMMRRNHDRQLFF, encoded by the coding sequence atggcGGGTGTGCAGAACTTCATCAAGTGGATTAAAGAGCGCACGCGCAAACAGAACAAATCATCCCCCAAAGCCAGCATCATGCGACTGGGGAAACTCCCGCCAGTGCCACCTATGGACGAGTACGGATTTACCATTAAGTCGGAGCACATCTACGAAGAGATACACACTATGACCAGTGACGAGGAATCAGAATCTCTGAAATCGTCGGACGAGGTTACGGAAATATGCAACGAAAACTTTTCGCAGACTTTGCAGAAGTTCGATTTTACGCACGCGAAAGAGATCGGCCCGTATTTGGTAGTGCCGATTGTTAGTGATGTTCGCGACGGTGACGAGAGCTGTGATTCAGGAACGGGTGATCTCGCGGACTTGATTCTGTGTGGCTCTGTGAATGACTCTAGAGATtctaattcaaatacaaatagGAATAATGTGGATAACACTACGTGTAGTACTCCAAGGACGGAAGTCACGTATGACTATAGCAAGAGTCTGTATAATGCTATCCCCGCGTGGGCCCGCGCGAAATTAAAAGACGCTCAGTGCAAACGCCACGGACTGGCCCTGCAGGAATCCAAAGAAAAGGCTAAGGAAAGTAATAGTGCACACGACGAAACGTTCAATGAATATAGCATAACTGACTTGAGTAGTATATCAAGTTGCAGTGATCGTGTGTTCAGGAGAGGTCAGGGGTCAAAGTTGACCAATCGGTGCTGTGGTAGTAGTGATAGTAGCGACAGTGCTAAGACATTTAGCGAATACGACATTGGCGATTATGACGACCCGGTACACGATAAAAACTATGAGTATTTTTTAGTAAAAGCCGAGAAAAACTTTCTCCTTGAGAAGGAGTTAAAAAGATACATCGATGCGACTTCGGATAGTATGGTATCCTCTTCTAGTTCGTCTCAGTCCGACTCAATGTCCCTGACAACGGTCACGAGCATGTCCGACTTGTCCACCATCTTTTCTCCCGGACTTTCCCGAAGTGATTCCGACACCCGAATGTCGGATGAATCAGTAAATTCGTCAACATTGTCGGACGAGTCTTGTCATTGCTGTAGGGGACAGGAGAACTCCTTGTTCTGCGCAAAGGCTTCGAAATCTGTGAACTCTGTTTTGTTGGTGCATAAGACCTCGCCGCGGAGAGAGAGCAACGCGAGATCTCAGCGGAATCGGTCATCATCACGTGAGTGGGAGAAAATGCGAGACTCTGAAAAACGCGAGAGCCGAAAAGGGGgagtttcaaaatcaaatggtGCATATCATAGTTCTAAACCATCCGCTAGGCGGCGCTCAGTAGACGATCTTCTTAGTTCAAAATCTCCCGTGAGGCGGCgttctgttgatgacattatttCCAATACGTCCGAATGCGAATACAAATTCACCCGGTCAAATACGGTACCTACGAAAGAGctggaaaaacaaatacgtAGGGACATGCGAAAATCACAAAGAGACTCCAAcgaaaaatcacaaaaacacTTGAAAGATTTCGAAAAATCTCGGAAAAACCCAAATGACCTGGAAAAATCTCGGAAACTCCCTAAGGAATACAAACTACCCGGTGTAAGCAAGGAATACGTATTCACGACAGACTCTGAATATAAATTCTGTACTCTATCGAACTCGAAGTCTAGGTCGAGTTTGACTAGGGCTAACGAGTCGAACTCTGGCTTGAACAGAAACAGTGAGAGGTATTCTTGTCGGGCTACGGATTTCGTGCCGAAGAAGACGGGGCGGGTTTCGGGCGGTGCTACGGTCTCTTCGGACGATACCTATGGGAGTATATACGGTACTCTCCGAGGCCGTGCTAGTCAGGCGCACTGCCAGAACAGACTCCTGGGCGACATGATGAGACGAAATCATGACCGGCAACTCTTTTTCTAA